aaataccacagataacacagtgacagctctctgagtacagataatgtagcagatgtcacctgcagtcctatgtaacaccacagataacacagtggtaactctctgagtacagataatatagtagatgggtgtgaggccccagaattcagaacacgtacagtgtgacctgaagtctggggccaggcttcggcagtgtgggCTAAATCCtatagccaccccccccccccccaaacacatatgtggatggacattacatataatggtacacactatacagtagagtacagcagcacatacctgttacatccagtgacgtctcctgtgatgtagaccttcctcaacgtcttcattcggagataagaccgccatgacaccttctttcagttgCGACTCTGCAGAGTTGCACAGAAAAAtgtttagattcctcactttactatcatcctcagataacagacctcccctccacccgCAGTGCCCagaagtataatgccctctgtgtaattataatatatactggcccctctgtgttattattattcttaatattataatggtcccctctgtattaagctccattcacacgtccgcaaaatgtgtctgcatccattccgcaattgtgcgCAATGGGTGCAGGcccatgcattctctatggggacggaatggatgcggaaagcacacagtgtgctcttcgcatctgcatttccggagcggcctgccgaacttccggtctgtggctctggaaaaaaaatagaacatgtgctattcttgtccgcagctatggacaaaaataggctgtTCTATGCGGGtgacggccgggtgtattgcggatccgcaaaacactacggacgtgtgaatggacccgaatagtaataattatggcgctcttcagcccctccagcatacagtcccatgtaaaatacatcactccttgccttcagcccctccaacatacagtcccatttaaataatatcacccttcctctcttcgctgcctgccttgagccccttcagcatacagtcccatgtaaaatacatcacgccccaccttcagcccctccaaaatacagtcccatgtaaaatacaaacctcccccggccttcagcccttccagcatacagtccccatgtaaaataatatcacccctcctgccttcagcccctccagcccctccagcatacagtcccatgtaaaatacatcactctctcttcctttagcctctccagcatacagtcccaatgtaaataatatcacttcaccccccccctcttcagacccctctaacagtctccagtgtacaaggattattcctcctcccttcagcccctgcaaaaagccccccaagtacatataacagtcagtcttttcctccacatactgacctgcagcttctgctcctctctccaataTCCTGCTCTGTTGAATTTCCTGCATAtcttgaggccccgccccctgtatgacgagactccgcctctttcccgacatcatacctccctagagcaaatccattctagcgctctactgtctcataggcttcagaccactagcctgaagcctatgtgaAGGATCGCATCAAGAGttggcagatggcagtgcagcacggaggtgatgattagggtgtgcccaggcacacccggcacaccccgtgcgcacgcctatgctcaGCATAATAAACATCGCTTCCCATGcgcttttaattagcaggagactGCATAAGGGTATATATTCctacctctcagttggagttcctgagagtatgTGATACTGTTCACATGGTGAGAATATGTGATGGGGTTGGTTCtacacctgttcacatggtgcagtactgcacggCGGCCATTGTTGCTTTGGTGCCGTCCTGGTGGGTTGGTGCAGCCCAGTGGCATGGTGGTTTTGTCATACAGCGGGggcgctgtttgactgctgggtcccgctTCCTGCTGGGGTGGTGCTGCGGCATCGGCGGTCGCCGTGCGGCGCCAAATCTAGAATAGGGTCCCATTCtaggaggcaaccttgtcgcggtgagtgggcctatgctttttgatcaaattgtatactaatgcctcatgttagcatgcagcataggggtaggtatacgataaattacgctgagaagcgatgtttaTTATACTaagaagcagttagataaaagtatagtattgaggatgtgcgatccagttctgtttcttgtATTTATACACTTAAAGGAAATATGCCATCAGAATATGACCTATGGTTTAAATTGCGTTTTTacgttaaacattttttttttaagattttttttttgccacagaaAACATGGACAGGAAGCACCTTATTGACTTGTATGGGAgatttttctagacatgctctgtgatccatgcagaggccaagagggaGTAGATAAACTGGGATATAAGCTATTGTAAATTGTGGATTGTGTGTTAGCTATACACAGGAGTTATCTGTAATTGTAATCCTacttgtgatgataatgagatgtctactaaaaagttacctgtacagagcTGTAAGTCTTGACATTTAGACCTAGTGCTAAGTGTGAAAACTGCAcaattttagtattttatttatttattttttatactttagACAATGATATTGAAAATTAAAGGAAAAATCTCCAAAAAATataaacgtgatttaaacaattggtcattttcttatgacacattccctttaagtctactttcacactggcgttttggctttccgtttgtgagatcccttcagggctctcacaggcggtccaaaacggatcagtttgcattctaatgcattctgaatggaaaaggatccgctcagaatgcatcagttcagtctccattccgctttggagacggacaccaaaacgctgcttgcaccatttgatgaaactgagccaaacaaatccgtcctggcacacaatgtaagtcaatggggacgaatccgttttctatgacacaatctggcacaatagaaaacggatccgtctcccattgactttcaatggtgttcaagacggatccgtcttgactatgttaaagataatacaaacggatccgttctgaacagatgcagatggttgtattatctgaatggattcgtccatgacggatctgcacaaaacgcgagtgtgaaagtagccttagttggtgAAGTGCAAAGTGTCTGTCTTTACCGACGGCCTTTTCTATTATTCTTTGACTGCCACCACAAGACATATGAGCTGGTTTCCAAGGCAAAATGAAACTCTGAATCCAACTGAAAGCCTTCTACTTGCCTCTACAATTGACCTTaatccagtggcgtacacacaatccatggggccccggtgcaaaactgatccatggggccccctccccgtcgccgccccccccccaacctccctCCACCCCCAAACCGCCTAAATTTGTATTTCCACAAGGTCTAGAGAGCCACAGGCTGAAGACTAATGcaagaacaagaaggtataccacAATGTGCGCAGTCTGTTCATCCCTTTAtaagcagatgtagcagagcagagTTAACAAATGGCCTCAACCATAACTATGTACTTTTACTCAGAACTGCAGGTGTCAGCATCAGGTACCAGCAATGCATTTCCCACGTAAAACCAGCTacattatgtagcagagctggttttgtcatgcatttcttttgtcttcatatggtaaaatactccattggcctatcaatggctttataacttaggctactttcacacctgcgttaggtgcggatccgtctggtgtctgcacagacggatccgcacctataatgcaaacgatggtatccgttcagaacggatcagtttgcattattcttttaaaaaaaaaaattacgtcaaaactgatccgtcctgacttacattgaaagtaacGGCTGGGCCaaactgaacagaggcaaactgatgcattctgaacggatccttttccattcagaatgcattggggctgaactgatccgttttgaatcgTTTGTgacatccctgaaacggatctcacaaacggaattcaaaacgccagtgtgaaagtagccttaggctattttcacactggcgtttctgggtccgcttgtgagatccgtttcagggatgtcACAAACGATTCAAAACTGATcaattcagccccaatgcattctgaatagacaaggatccgctcagaatgcatcagtttgcctccgttccacctccattccgctctggaggcggacaccaaaacgctgcttgcagcgttttagtgtccgcctgacgatgcagagccaaacggatccgtcctgacttacaatgtaagtcaatggggacggatccattttcactgacacaatatggtgcaattgaaaacggatctgtcccccattgactttcaatgtaagtcaggacggatccattttgacttagacttttttttaaaagaataatgcaaactgatccgttctgaacagatacaagcgtttgcattataggtgcggatgcgtctgtgcagatacaagacggatccgcaccgaacgcaggtgtgaaagtagcctaactctgctatatttctgtagcctgcaacctctgactgcccagttgggctgaaactactacacccaacatgttctggcagtaatagtaaatggatattggtgcaattctgagctactagtctatatagtaCATATGTATATCCAAGCTGTTGGATGTAAATAAATTCTTCAAAAAAGTTAACCCCCAAATCatgcaaaaaaagagaaaacgTGAAAAAAGATTGCCAGtgcacaaaaaaaaggaacagtctTGCCAGTCTTGAAGTGAGAAATAGTGATAGAATACCGTCCAATCATGATGCAGGGCGGCGTAGGGGAACTATCCCTAGTAATCCCTAGTTAGTGACCCCTaacctaaaaaaaaatggttagtGTAGCACTGTCCTGACAAGGGTGACCCTAACGGATCCTCCCTACAAGCTAGCTAAAGTTgctctagatcaggggtgcacaacctgcggcccgggggccacatgcggcccttgataccattctgtgcggcccccaaccatctggtaaaagacatgtatgcctatgtcttgtggctgctcagatgtatttttttatgtatttctcccattagaggggagtcctggaagtgtaactagacattaatggtatataatgtgtgttcaatatgccataagtacaatatttcagttgttaatacacctttaaatttttatttcggccctcgtcattggtttagtctggcaatgtggcccccaaccaggaaacgttgtgcacccctgctctagatacAGGCCCGTGTGGATGGTACCAACCCCGCTCCATTGGTTGCCTAGGCGGCCATGTCACTTGGTTCAAACGCTTCCTTTGTCATAAGGATGGGTCTGAGAATTCTTGTATTAAGTGCAATTAAGAGGTGGGGCCCCTTCCTCCACTTTTTGGTTTGTGGTTTGCCTCCATTGAAGGTACGCTGCTGCAACAGGGATACCAAATAGGGATCTAATCAGCATCTAACATCATTAGAAAGTTGTACCCTatacctaaaggggttttctgcttttaactattgatgacctatcctcaagaaaagtcatcaatatcacatcggctggggtctgactcccagcacccctgccgatcagctgtttcatacAAGCGctaccttctctgctctgtttacctgcctgCCGCAGCAATTGCGGTGGTGAGCAGGTGTCattaattacaagtatggcgtccccattcacttctatgggacggctccatGTGTTCAAGTGAAAAGGAAGGAGCcctcccatagaattgaatggggacaccatagttgtaattacacctgctcaccactgcaattgctgcggtgGGCATGTAAACAAAGCACtgacttctcttcaaacagctgatcggtgggctggccaatcagcattagcaTTGCTAGCAGAGCCTGCTGCTGACTGGCAGTCCTAACTCCCAGGGGAGAAACGTTACTGGCCAACAGTGCATGCACAGTGACCAGACCTGAGTCAGCATCATCACCTCTCCAGTCCAGTGCTGTCAGGATATGCCCCAGGCAGCAGGTACAGTTCATGGGGGGCGGtaggtatggcacactatataatatgcagCAGCAGGTACAGTTCATGGGGGGCGGtaggtatggcacactatataatatgcagcagcaggcacagttcctggggcaagtgaatggggacaccatagttgtaattacacctgctcacaaaTGCAATTGCTgcggtaaacagagcagagaaggcagcacttgtaTGAGTGCTACCTTCTCTTCTaacagttgattggtgggggtcccaggtgccagacccccaccaatctgatattgataggtcatcaatagtaaaaagatgacaacctctttaagacctCTTTAATTCTATTCTTCCAAAACAGACCCACATAAAATTTCTTGCAGGGCTGGGCAATCTTTCAATGACAACCCGATCTTGTCTTATACCATGCGTGATAAGGGAGACCTAAGGAATCTCAAAAATGTTGCTATTTGTTACCATCTTTTCAGTTATCTATTCAAGGGTATCAGCGACTGAGGACTCTCAGTTTTTATCTTCCCTTTTCACTGGCTAACATGGTCAACAGGATCTTTCCTTTAGTTGCCTGGGAATTTCTGGCAAGGGAAAAGGAAAGTGAGAGAGTGTATTTTTTATTACCATGCTGCACAAGGGTTAATATTTCAAAGACCCTAAATCTTTCCATTGTTTTCACATTTGACCTGTGTCATTGACATCCGCTGTTTTTCTCTACTCATTGTCCCAAGTACAGCAGGAGAAAAAGAAAATTGGAATTTTGCTTATAAAtcagttattttattttagagcTGAATTTTTGAGGTGTCagcagacatatttttttttatagaattcaaAGTTTATGTCAGTTTAAAGGGATGTAGAACAGACAGAATAGAAGCCGAGGGCAAATGAGAATTTATTTTCAGAGGTCTGTGAAATTCTCTACCTGCCAAAAATAATAAATCTGAGCAAAAACATTATAATGTAAAGCACCTTCCAGAGAAACCCCCAGTACCAGCCATACCCCTACCAATTACATCCATGGAGCCTAGTCATAATAAAAGTATAACTGGCAGGTGGAAGATTGACTAAGTTGATTGCTGCTCAGTGGCACTTCTCTTCCTCCTGAGGTCCTGACGTACAGGAATATTCTCATTTGTAAAATTGGTTCCCACTTGTGGACTAGGCTGTATATTCCTTTTAAATGAATCGAATTCAGGGCGAGACTGGCAATCCACCTAACTGGGCAGATTCCCGATGGGCCTCCGGGTCCTTGAACCCGGTGCGTTCAACAATGATACTCAATTTATAGTGAGGCCGCAGCACAGCTTGGGGGTCGGAGAGGCACAAGAGTGTGGCCAGCAGATACTCTACTTTATGCACCTTCCCGATTTGCTGTTTTTCAGCTCCAGAGGGATGTCAGAAATGATCTGAGTGGCAGCTGCCCTGTTCTGTAGGAGGCCTAATAACCCCCTGCTCCCCTCACCATCTACGACATCCACTTCATGGTGAGCAGTATGGACAGTCTTCCACAAGTCAGGGCAGCTAGGCTGCAGTAAGTTTGGCTCTCATGAGCTGTGGTCAGTCCGGGAAATGCAGCCGTCACATGAAGTGCATTTCACAGACCACACACAGCCATGTGAAAGCAGTCTAAGGTGAATGAATGACTGCAGGtgcatttaaaggggctgtccaccaTTAACATTAATGGCAGGCAGGAGGGtcttggggaaaaaaacaaaaaaactctcaCCTTTTGAAAGTCTTGCTGTTCCAGTGCTGCGGCTCCCGACAACCCAACCATGATGACATCCTGTTCATGGTCAGCAGCACTTTCACAAAGTGAGTGATAATAAGTGTCTTCCATTAATATTTGAGTTATGTTTGACAACTGCAATATGATAATACCATCTGTGTACATCTGGAATTTGGCCACTATACGGTCATTGGTTACATTAGTGCTTTAGCATACACTTGTCCTTTTGCTAGTAACGCCGGTCCTTAACTGTGCTAATGGGTGTTTCTATTTTACACACATTCGTGTATTGATGGTAGGGGGTATTTTGCGACTATTTTTCTCCAATATGGGGGGGCTATACCAGCCTAGTTATTATGCTCTCCCCCACCTTCTGTTTAGGGATTGTTTATGACATGGGCATGTGGTGCCATTGTGTATCTGGGGGGATGCTCTCATTTACACATTGGACaggaattcttttgtaattttgTCTGTACAGATCCTGGGCCTCAGGGGGCCAATTGGCAGTTATCTGTTAcagtctgagtgcatgcattccgtcacatgCACAAGATGATGTCATATCCCTGCGCCTTAGGTTGAgtaggggggaggtgggctgctATGGGCTTATTAGCCCAATCCAGAACAAAGGGGCTGTCTTGAGCTCATCACCACAAACAGAAGAAGGACTTCACACCTAGAAGAGTGGACATGAGTTGAGCCAAGCAGCCCCTTCAGAAGCGTGAAGGTTTGGGAGGGTGCTGCTGGTACATGtgtgtgtgtaagtgtatatTTAGATAGATTTTGGGGTGGAATTATAGTTGGGATTGTCTAGTGTTAGTGTAATCAGGTTTATTATTGTGCTGTTAGTGTATTGCtgtgtgtgtctatatgtatatatatttttataaccattgatataaatatatatagatatagcagaaatGATTGACGGTAGACGTGTAATTgtttaataaatactttattgttcAAGTACAGCATATAGTCTTTTGTCACCGCCGTAATTCAGCACACGCAGTTCAGAAAAGTTAGAGTAACAGGTAGAATAGACGGAGCCAGCAATAGATGACTATGCCTATTtctaaatattaattattaatattaatcccaaatattaataattaatattttccTTTTACACAGGCATGTAGTGGCTATGCCCGGTATTGCAGTGTTCCTCACCAGAGTACCACAGCCCTTTACACTTCTAGTTGATGGGGGTTGCCAACAGTCCCCCTCTATATGTCCAGTGTATTCACAAACTAAACTCAATCTCGGCCCACATAGAGTCTAACTGAAGCTGCTTTCAGCGTACCTCCTCCCCGTTGAAGAAATCTTACACTGCTCAGTACAAGCTGCAGTCTTCTCTGCAGTAAAGGAGAGACCATCTTTCAGCAGTTTCAGTGTGGAATTATAGCAggactccttttttatttatttattgcacaGCTAGGAAAGCATTCCCTCCaatggggttctctgggaatactGTGTTTTTACCAAGTACCCAAAGCCTGACTCTGTAAATaggagattcatacttacctgctccccgcgcCTCTGTGCTGCCTCTGACTTTTCCTCCAGCGCTGCATGGTTATggtcactgcagccaatgactggtttcAGCAGTGATGTGCGGCTTGCGGCTACTCACCACTGAACTcgatcattggctgcagcagagtatAATATGAccatgcagtgccagaagcaaACAAGCCAAGCACCAGAATGTAGAGAAAGCagaggcagtggtgagcaggtaagtACAAATATTTTATTTACGGAGGTAGGtagtattcctggagaaccccttaaagTGGTACATATAGGGGTGCTCAATGGCCTGTATTCCTATCTAGGTAAGATGAGGACTACTCAGCTCGATGTGCTAAAACAGTCTGAGAACCACTGTAATAGGGACTCCGTGTGGAGAGTGTGGTGGTAAAATGACGAAGGGAAGGGACTGCAGGTCAGTTATGTAGGGAGACCTTTCAGTGCTCAGGCTATGTCAGTTCACTAGAGGATTGTCAGCTACagtaattatattattatatggcTTAGTTATTCAGTTCTGATGCGATAACTCATTTCTACAGCACATGTAGAAGAACTCTGGCATTTAGCGCCAAGTCACAGCAGCATGTGCAGCAAACATCGGATCTTACAAGCACAAAACCGGTATTTTTACAGATGAAACAAAGATCTGAAATCGTCATTGTTTTTTTCTGAAGtacatttatttttcatttttgcagttGGTACAATTAATAAGTCATTTTCCCAACATGCATTCACAGTACAATAAAAGGTTTCTGTATCTTGTAGATTAGCATTAAAAGAGATTGGTGGCGCCACAGAAAGCCTGTGTACGGTGACCTCTCGCAAGCACGGCAAGGGTAAGTGACAAGAGAGTCTTGGCCCTTTACTGCTGGATGCGTCGGATAGACTGGATCTGGAAGGTCTGGGCGTGAGAGCCCCATTCTCTCCAGTGCTTGTATTCACCTCCATGGTGGTCACATTCCAAAATGTACTGGTAGCCACGATAACCAGGATATTGGTAGCACACCCAGCTGCAAGAGAAAGGCGGGAGTCAGGAGATCAAAAGTGAACGGATGCTTTAATTCTTCCCATTGGCTTTAATATCTTGTCTTGAACTATTCCAAAATACTTACGCGCCGCATTGAACCTTCATGGATCCCACTTCATTGTTGCACCAGCCCATTGCTTGCAGAGAAGGATAGTCATCAcatatctcccactgcttcccaaTGAAGTTCTCTTTCTCAAAAATGACTAGTTTGGATTCCTTATGATTCTGCAAAGAAAACTTCAAATGTAAAGTGCAGCAGTTCACCAAGCTACTCAAAGTTTTTATGTATTAGTATTCTAAGGGTACAGCCTCATGGTCGGTATGGAAgccaaaaaaagaagaaactaaaagaaaattaaacaaaaaaaatcatatccgTCCTGTATAATATCTCtttttttatgatccactcctgattttggcttccataaCTTCATCAGGAGAGCTGACCGTGAAAACATTTACTATGACATGCTATTCTATCTCCATGAGCTCATGCCCATCTTGACTATATATCTCTTTACACTTTTTGCCCATTTTTATTGCACTTACAGCAGAACAGATTGGGCGGAAAGACATCAGGCGCTCAATGTGATAGGCATTGCTGCCACTCCAAGAGTCCCAGCGTGGGTACTCTCCTCTCTCCAGGACAAACTGCTGACCACAGAAACTTGTGTGCTCGTATCCAATCCAGCTGCATGAATACAAAGAAAGCCGGTCAATATACTACTACTATACGAACTATACAGTAGTATAATCCCTTTATAATCTTTCTTT
This is a stretch of genomic DNA from Bufo gargarizans isolate SCDJY-AF-19 chromosome 3, ASM1485885v1, whole genome shotgun sequence. It encodes these proteins:
- the LOC122932353 gene encoding beta-crystallin A1 gives rise to the protein MEIPATERDITSEKMAQTNPLPVPLGPWKITVYEQENFQGKRMEFTSSCTNIMECGFDNIRSLKVECGSWIGYEHTSFCGQQFVLERGEYPRWDSWSGSNAYHIERLMSFRPICSANHKESKLVIFEKENFIGKQWEICDDYPSLQAMGWCNNEVGSMKVQCGAWVCYQYPGYRGYQYILECDHHGGEYKHWREWGSHAQTFQIQSIRRIQQ